The following proteins are encoded in a genomic region of Xanthomonas cassavae CFBP 4642:
- a CDS encoding M13 family metallopeptidase, whose product MTLTLAVAAALSGCKKSDDTAPAAPAGGAAATTPATPKTLTLDQNTLPAVNRFTAADLDANGNACTDLNAYANAKFLAANPVPGDRTSWGAFEMLDERSNAIQQQLAEQAAADTGATGVEKIVGDLWSTGMDEAKINAQGIEPLKPELAAIDAISDQAKLVDYLRSSAAKGNNDLFGFGAEADFKKSSQNIAYAMQGGLGLPDPEYYTSAGNKAKLEAYQAHIAKVLELSGVSAADAAAQAKQVVAFETRLAKVSKTSTELSRDAALAYNPISPADADKLTPNWSWTEFFKSQGVATPEMFSLAIPAFHQEVSKMIADTDPAIWRAYLRFHTVDGASPFLSQPFVDENFAFYNKTMRGQKEIKPRWKRVLATINGQAGETLGQMYVKVAFPADSKAKMETLVTNLRTALKARIEKLDWMSPETKTKAIAKWESFVPKIGYPEKWREWNGLTTSRDSYLGNVQAAQEFNYKWNLSKIGKPVDRTEWGMSPQTVNAYYNPLQNEIVFPAAILQPPFFDPNAPEEMNYGGIGAVIGHEMTHGYDDQGSRFGADGNFIPDPGWWTQKDLDAFKARTGKLVAQFDGYRTPAGDKVKGDLTLGENIADLGGLNTAYDAMKTATAGKDDPKTDGITRDQRFFLNWATVWRRNFTPEELVVRLKTDPHAPANFRAIGAPSNMPAFAAAFSCKAGDAMVRQGDQQVVIW is encoded by the coding sequence TCACCGCGGCCGACCTGGACGCCAACGGCAATGCCTGTACCGACCTGAACGCCTACGCCAATGCCAAGTTCCTGGCCGCCAACCCGGTGCCGGGCGACCGCACCAGCTGGGGGGCATTCGAGATGCTCGACGAGCGCTCCAATGCGATCCAGCAGCAGCTGGCCGAACAGGCGGCCGCCGACACCGGCGCCACCGGCGTGGAGAAGATCGTCGGCGACCTGTGGTCGACCGGCATGGACGAAGCCAAGATCAATGCCCAGGGCATCGAACCGCTGAAGCCGGAACTCGCTGCCATCGATGCGATCAGCGACCAGGCCAAGCTGGTCGATTACCTGCGCAGCAGCGCCGCCAAGGGCAACAACGATCTGTTCGGCTTCGGTGCGGAGGCGGACTTCAAGAAGTCCAGCCAGAACATCGCCTATGCCATGCAGGGCGGCCTGGGCCTGCCCGATCCGGAGTACTACACCAGCGCCGGCAACAAGGCCAAGCTCGAGGCCTACCAGGCGCATATCGCCAAGGTGCTGGAGCTGTCGGGCGTGTCCGCCGCCGACGCCGCAGCGCAGGCCAAGCAAGTGGTCGCGTTCGAAACCCGCCTGGCCAAGGTGTCCAAGACCAGCACCGAGCTGTCGCGCGACGCCGCGCTGGCCTACAACCCGATCTCCCCCGCCGATGCCGACAAGCTGACCCCGAACTGGTCCTGGACCGAGTTCTTCAAGTCGCAGGGCGTGGCCACGCCGGAGATGTTCTCGCTGGCGATCCCCGCCTTCCACCAGGAAGTGAGCAAGATGATCGCCGATACCGATCCGGCGATCTGGCGCGCCTACCTGCGCTTCCACACCGTCGACGGCGCCTCGCCGTTCCTGAGCCAGCCGTTCGTCGACGAGAACTTCGCGTTCTACAACAAGACCATGCGCGGGCAGAAGGAGATCAAGCCGCGCTGGAAGCGCGTGCTGGCCACCATCAACGGGCAGGCCGGCGAGACGCTGGGCCAGATGTACGTCAAGGTCGCCTTCCCGGCCGACTCCAAGGCCAAGATGGAAACCCTGGTCACTAACCTGCGTACCGCGCTCAAGGCCCGCATCGAGAAGCTGGACTGGATGAGCCCGGAGACCAAGACCAAGGCCATTGCGAAGTGGGAAAGCTTCGTGCCCAAGATCGGCTACCCGGAAAAGTGGCGCGAGTGGAACGGCCTGACCACCAGCCGCGACAGCTACCTGGGCAACGTGCAGGCCGCGCAGGAATTCAACTACAAGTGGAACCTGTCCAAGATCGGCAAGCCGGTGGACAGGACCGAATGGGGCATGAGCCCGCAGACGGTCAACGCGTACTACAACCCGCTGCAGAACGAGATCGTGTTTCCGGCCGCGATCCTGCAGCCGCCGTTCTTCGACCCGAATGCACCGGAAGAAATGAACTATGGCGGCATCGGTGCGGTGATCGGCCATGAAATGACGCACGGCTACGATGACCAGGGCAGCCGTTTCGGTGCCGATGGCAACTTCATCCCCGATCCGGGTTGGTGGACGCAGAAGGACCTGGACGCGTTCAAGGCGCGCACCGGCAAGCTGGTGGCGCAGTTCGACGGCTACCGTACCCCGGCCGGCGACAAGGTCAAGGGCGACCTGACCCTGGGCGAGAACATCGCCGACCTGGGCGGCCTCAACACCGCCTACGACGCGATGAAGACCGCCACCGCCGGCAAGGACGATCCCAAGACCGACGGCATCACCCGCGACCAGCGCTTCTTCCTCAACTGGGCCACGGTGTGGCGCCGCAACTTCACCCCGGAAGAGCTGGTGGTGCGCCTGAAGACCGATCCGCATGCGCCGGCCAACTTCCGCGCCATCGGCGCGCCGTCGAACATGCCGGCCTTTGCCGCCGCGTTCTCGTGCAAGGCAGGTGATGCGATGGTGCGCCAGGGCGATCAGCAGGTCGTGATCTGGTAA